One Natator depressus isolate rNatDep1 chromosome 3, rNatDep2.hap1, whole genome shotgun sequence DNA segment encodes these proteins:
- the LOC141984203 gene encoding interleukin-17F-like — protein sequence MDHGSLTNHGVSLFQFRSLLLMLILVLQAKNSAYGKAVQTGFNIERGTDEKKSDDCPLQKDSRFPLSVKVDINISSTKHATKVGHDVNNRSMSPWDYSINEDPNRFPQVIAQAKCRHYSCVDSTGQEDYSMNSIPIQHEILVLQREQRGCQHTYRLEKQLVTVGCTCARPIIHYL from the exons ATGGACCATGG GTCATTAACTAATCATGGTGTTTCTCTATTTCAGTTCCGTTCACTGCTGTTAATGCTGATCCTGGTGCTCCAGGCTAAGAATTCAGCCTATGGAAAGGCAGTACAGACTGGATTCAACATAGAGAGAGGCACTGATGAGAAAAAGAGTGATGACTGCCCTCTCCAAAAAGATTCCAGATTCCCTCTTAGTGTGAAAGTTGACATAAACATCAGTAGCACAAAGCATGCTACCAAAGTGGGTCATGATGTCAATAACCGGTCTATGTCTCCCTGGGATTACAG CATTAATGAAGATCCCAACCGGTTCCCCCAAGTGATCGCTCAGGCCAAGTGCCGCCATTACAGCTGTGTGGACTCCACCGGACAGGAGGACTACAGCATGAACTCCATCCCCATCCAACATGAGATCCTTGTTCTCCAAAGGGAGCAGAGAGGCTGCCAGCACACCTACCGGCTGGAGAAACAGCTGGTCACTGTGGGCTGTACCTGTGCCAGGCCCATCATCCACTACCTGTAG